One genomic segment of Acidimicrobiia bacterium includes these proteins:
- a CDS encoding FAD-binding protein codes for MLEEPLRPTNPDLFEGLKSALGEQAVSVSGAERHLHSQDESTYPAVVPDLVVWPQSTDDVVRIVTLAAEYGEPITGWGAASSSEGHAIPVRHGIVVDFARMNRILAVHAEDFQATVQPGVLRLGLEKHLSQYGLFFAPDPGANASVGGMIANNAAGIRAHKYGATRSNVLALEVVLANGDVIKTGSRSVKQSSGYDLTRLMIGSEGTLGLVTEATLKLHPVPQHFATAVVGFGTVAGAAQAAYGIIGAGLAPAALEILHQNHILYMNEDDGSDWPVLPSLMIEFTGSSDVATSDALDEARLICEDAGAESFTSGLGHQDRSEMWTMRHGARYRYRRRAPGYVWSAIDVSVPISHMPQIIAYAEHCATALGLPGEVLGHAGDGNIHMGIGYNPGDADEKRRAGELSQLIIEKALELEGTASGEHGIGLGKRKYMVAEHGAPAVEAMRAIKKALDPQNLLNPDKVLP; via the coding sequence ATGTTGGAAGAACCATTGCGCCCCACCAATCCGGATCTTTTCGAGGGGTTGAAGTCGGCACTTGGTGAACAAGCGGTTTCAGTGAGCGGGGCCGAAAGGCACCTGCACTCACAGGACGAATCGACCTATCCAGCCGTGGTGCCCGATCTCGTGGTCTGGCCGCAATCCACCGACGACGTGGTCCGGATCGTTACGCTGGCCGCCGAATATGGCGAGCCGATCACCGGGTGGGGGGCGGCATCGAGTTCAGAAGGTCATGCCATTCCGGTCAGGCATGGGATCGTCGTCGACTTTGCCAGGATGAACCGGATCCTGGCCGTGCACGCCGAGGACTTCCAGGCCACGGTCCAACCGGGGGTGTTGCGTCTTGGCCTTGAGAAACATCTGAGTCAGTACGGCCTGTTCTTTGCTCCCGACCCGGGTGCGAATGCGTCCGTCGGCGGCATGATCGCCAACAACGCTGCCGGGATCCGGGCCCACAAATACGGGGCGACCAGGAGCAATGTGCTGGCACTCGAAGTCGTGCTGGCTAACGGAGACGTCATCAAAACCGGTTCGCGGTCGGTAAAGCAGTCCTCGGGCTATGACCTCACCCGCCTCATGATCGGGTCGGAGGGTACGCTGGGCTTGGTCACCGAGGCGACGCTCAAACTCCACCCGGTTCCCCAGCATTTCGCCACAGCGGTGGTCGGGTTTGGCACCGTCGCGGGGGCCGCTCAGGCCGCCTACGGGATCATCGGCGCCGGTCTCGCTCCGGCCGCCCTGGAGATTCTGCATCAGAACCACATCCTCTACATGAACGAGGATGACGGTTCCGACTGGCCGGTCTTGCCATCGCTCATGATCGAATTCACCGGATCAAGCGATGTGGCGACCAGCGACGCTCTCGACGAGGCCAGGCTCATCTGCGAGGACGCCGGTGCGGAGTCATTCACCTCGGGCCTCGGTCACCAGGACCGTTCCGAGATGTGGACGATGCGCCACGGGGCCCGGTATCGATATCGGCGCCGGGCACCTGGCTACGTCTGGTCGGCCATTGACGTGAGCGTGCCAATCTCACACATGCCACAAATCATCGCCTATGCCGAGCACTGCGCCACCGCTCTCGGACTGCCCGGCGAGGTCCTCGGGCACGCCGGCGACGGAAATATCCATATGGGTATCGGCTACAACCCGGGCGACGCCGACGAAAAGCGACGGGCCGGCGAACTGAGCCAGTTGATCATCGAAAAGGCCCTGGAGCTTGAGGGAACTGCCTCCGGTGAACACGGGATCGGGCTCGGGAAACGCAAGTACATGGTGGCCGAGCATGGCGCCCCGGCTGTCGAGGCCATGCGAGCCATCAAGAAGGCCCTCGACCCGCAGAACCTCCTCAACCCCGACAAGGTTCTGCCCTGA